From Cydia splendana chromosome 12, ilCydSple1.2, whole genome shotgun sequence, a single genomic window includes:
- the LOC134795718 gene encoding ubiquitin-conjugating enzyme E2 W — MAAMSPSERRLQKELMSLMREPPPGVTVDGDQASQNLTLWTVHMEGVPGTLYEGEKFVLQFKFTNKYPFDSPEVTFIGNNIPIHPHVYSNGHICLSILTDDWSPALSVQSVCLSIVSMLSSCKEKKRPPDNSFYVKTCSKNPKKTKWWYHDDSV; from the exons ATGGCGGCTATGTCCCCGTCTGAG CGGAGATTACAAAAAGAACTaatgtccctgatgagggagCCTCCACCGGGAGTCACCGTGGACGGAGATCAGGCCAGCCAAAATCTAACACT GTGGACAGTACACATGGAAGGCGTCCCCGGCACCCTGTACGAGGGGGAGAAATTCGTCCTCCAGTTCAAATTCACCAACAAGTACCCCTtcgactccccagag GTCACATTCATAGGCAACAACATCCCCATACACCCGCACGTGTACTCCAACGGGCACATTTGCCTGTCTATTTTAACGGACGACTGGTCGCCGGCGCTATCCGTACAatcagtctgtctgtccatcGTATCTATGCTATCGAGCTGCAAGGAGAAG AAACGGCCACCAGACAACTCGTTTTACGTCAAAACATGCAGCAAAAATCCTAAGAAAACGAAATGGTGGTATCACG ACGACTCCGTGTAA
- the LOC134795629 gene encoding cilia- and flagella-associated protein 157-like, with translation MPQKKGKGNILKGEKGEKRKEGDKPEEAKGPMFTEVERTFLELQLAEANRKVARLRTTVEELELRNEEIKKAYDKLDEDRADIIAHLKRVLNNKNGEINELKEHVKTLEEARLVETAEHKKNVAEVEKNFKVMKEQLTSECKLLTSKLNTMEEFRITRDILMAKFEKQERQLKEQEMIYKRKIYEIEKKFVIGKDKLKKEMENRLMQLAQDFQDNTGLRIAATTHRVIRENIAINNELEKILASQAKLVNQNEKYKEKEDAAKLAKELAEEERDLAIKKSIAQLKVIDQLTTITQNVKKDKALMAVQNDNIDQLKAKIQQLSKENENLILKVRILEQNLHGKMNEQSKSILYASKISKENKKMKMILREAVISIQSALRLDEWATKDADRGTMDRETLLLRLLKIVSQYRDTIRAESTETLVSFEKVYEKGDLGFIPKTTKSQKSTLSIAPSIMTSGDSQESFKCSSESSSMSDLGSIKTIPSMHIIPVSTEPQRPAKESFQSFITSTKSNTSDSNQASDEDDMNDIDKQLEQSKLEVQQAFLKDFLAQRRPSKLFEIESVHEETKEVVEGGEGEAMGEAEKEETEDIVNGETVGEEVAEGEEINVSDDVEVILEEHQEE, from the coding sequence ATGCCACAGAAAAAAGGCAAAGGAAATATTTTGAAAGGAGAGAAAGGCGAAAAAAGAAAGGAAGGCGATAAGCCTGAAGAAGCTAAAGGTCCCATGTTTACTGAAGTTGAGAGGACATTCCTTGAGCTACAGTTAGCTGAAGCTAACAGGAAAGTAGCGAGACTCAGGACAACAGTGGAAGAGCTTGAACTAAGGAATGAGGAAATAAAGAAGGCCTACGACAAATTAGACGAAGATAGGGCTGACATTATTGCACACTTGAAGAGAGTTCTAAACAATAAAAACGGGGAAATTAACGAGTTAAAAGAACACGTAAAAACCTTAGAAGAAGCTAGACTAGTTGAAACAGCTGAACACAAAAAGAATGTCGCTGAGGTAGAGAAGAATTTCAAGGTTATGAAAGAGCAGCTAACTTCAGAATGTAAACTTTTGACTAGTAAACTTAATACGATGGAAGAATTCAGAATCACTAGAGATATTTTGATGGCGAAATTCGAAAAACAGGAACGCCAGCTAAAAGAACAAGAAATGATTTATAAAAGGAAGATATATGAGATTGAAAAGAAATTTGTGATTGGAAAGGATAAATTAAAGAAAGAAATGGAGAATCGCCTTATGCAACTAGCACAAGACTTTCAAGATAACACGGGACTAAGAATCGCGGCCACCACGCACAGGGTTATAAGAGAGAACATTGCTATTAATAACGAGTTGGAAAAAATATTGGCAAGTCAAGCTAAATTAGTTAATCAAAATGAAAAGTATAAAGAAAAAGAGGACGCAGCCAAACTTGCAAAAGAACTGGCGGAGGAAGAGCGAGACTTGGCCATTAAAAAGAGTATCGCACAACTAAAAGTAATCGATCAGCTCACTACAATTACGCAAAATGTAAAGAAAGACAAAGCGCTAATGGCAGTACAAAACGACAATATCGATCAACTAAAAGCAAAAATACAACAGTTGTCAAAAGAAAATgagaatttaatattaaaagttAGAATATTAGAACAAAACTTGCACGGGAAAATGAATGAACAAAGTAAATCTATTTTGTACGCATCAAAAATaagcaaagaaaataaaaaaatgaagaTGATATTGAGAGAAGCTGTAATAAGCATCCAATCAGCTCTCAGACTAGACGAATGGGCTACCAAAGACGCAGATAGAGGGACCATGGATCGAGAGACATTGTTGTTACGTCTGCTCAAAATTGTATCACAGTACCGTGATACAATTCGCGCCGAGTCTACAGAAACCTTAGTTTCATTCGAGAAAGTCTACGAAAAAGGCGATCTCGGCTTCATACCAAAAACGACAAAATCACAAAAATCGACATTGTCTATAGCTCCCAGCATAATGACATCTGGAGACTCACAAGAATCTTTCAAATGCTCTTCAGAATCATCTTCAATGTCAGATTTGGGCAGTATCAAGACAATACCAAGCATGCACATAATACCAGTGTCCACTGAGCCTCAACGCCCTGCTAAAGAAAGTTTCCAGTCTTTTATTACGTCGACTAAATCTAATACGAGTGATAGCAACCAAGCATCAGACGAAGATGACATGAATGATATAGATAAGCAATTGGAACAGAGCAAACTGGAGGTGCAACAGGCGTTCTTAAAAGATTTTCTTGCTCAAAGAAGACcttcaaaattatttgaaatagaAAGCGTACATGAAGAAACAAAGGAGGTTGTAGAAGGCGGTGAAGGGGAAGCCATGGGTGAAGCGGAGAAGGAAGAGACGGAAGATATAGTGAATGGTGAAACTGTGGGTGAAGAAGTTGCAGAGGGCGAGGAAATAAATGTGTCAGATGACGTTGAAGTGATACTTGAAGAACATCAGGAAGAATAG